A window from Chryseobacterium vaccae encodes these proteins:
- a CDS encoding T9SS type B sorting domain-containing protein gives MKKTLLFLILFLPMLFFAQQDCITAMSVCGNSNISYIPSGPGVQELPDGSCGIYEERYSVWYKFTIATAGTLTFVITPLQTGATDYDFYVWGPNVTCANKGNSIRCNTLYTSGATGLNMTTTFPFAGAGTGNTSDWVRYMDVLPGETYYLLVNNYSANTNGFSLTWGGTATLASPFNDPAITPHPFVPPGVPAANPANPSEVVICTDPAIFDFSTLTSGIVNGNANFVVTYHTSQNEALSGNNPILTPQTVNTTGVYYYSVHYEDPTNPNNPINSCRQTGKFKFKQGNIVATDATLTMCNNNGAGTAVFNLTTANVYNDPNGTAVKKYYPTMADLNAGTNEITNPYAYLSSTNVIYVLVTTPQGCTATAKINLNLYAVVAVNDTSLRSCFIESNPATASFNLTNATVTSVLGATKRYFPSFTDAENATNEILNPLTYIAPSGVIYIRVTDTRGCYSIAKVTLTVIAPVKSNILEDKIICIEDKTTLDAGPGFASYEWSTGATTQSISNVGVGTYWVKLNTGGCITTQTAKVYASDQPVVSNIDISSNTITVNVIGGTPAYKYSMDNINWQDSNIFTNLSRGDHKIYVKDAYDCDPVEIGVVVPNLVNVITPNGDGVNDVIDYSAMAGKQNLIFSIFDRYGTKIHQADKNNGYKWDGTVTGKKVPTGTYWYSVTWNENDKKNTSFKFSGWVMVKNRE, from the coding sequence ATGAAAAAAACTCTACTCTTTTTAATTTTATTTTTACCCATGCTCTTTTTCGCTCAGCAAGACTGCATTACAGCGATGTCGGTTTGTGGTAATTCCAATATTTCCTATATTCCCAGCGGACCCGGAGTTCAGGAATTACCTGACGGGAGCTGCGGAATTTATGAGGAAAGGTACTCTGTTTGGTATAAATTCACTATTGCAACAGCAGGAACTCTGACTTTCGTGATCACTCCTTTACAAACCGGGGCTACAGATTACGACTTTTATGTATGGGGCCCGAACGTAACCTGTGCCAATAAAGGAAATAGTATAAGATGTAATACTCTATATACATCGGGTGCTACAGGACTTAATATGACTACAACCTTTCCTTTTGCTGGTGCCGGCACAGGAAATACAAGTGATTGGGTAAGGTACATGGATGTACTACCTGGAGAAACCTATTACCTTCTGGTAAATAATTACAGTGCCAACACAAACGGATTTTCCCTTACATGGGGAGGAACCGCTACCCTGGCTTCACCTTTCAATGATCCGGCAATTACCCCTCATCCATTTGTACCTCCGGGAGTTCCGGCGGCCAATCCAGCCAACCCGTCAGAAGTAGTTATTTGTACGGACCCTGCCATTTTTGATTTTTCCACTTTAACATCAGGAATCGTAAATGGTAATGCCAATTTCGTTGTTACCTATCACACCAGCCAGAACGAAGCTCTTTCCGGAAACAATCCCATTCTGACCCCTCAAACGGTGAACACTACCGGAGTATACTATTACAGTGTTCATTATGAAGATCCTACCAATCCGAACAACCCGATAAATTCCTGCCGACAGACAGGGAAATTCAAATTCAAACAGGGGAATATAGTTGCTACAGATGCTACTTTGACGATGTGTAACAACAACGGCGCGGGAACAGCGGTTTTTAATCTGACAACCGCTAACGTATATAATGATCCAAACGGTACAGCGGTAAAAAAATATTATCCAACCATGGCTGATCTGAATGCAGGAACTAATGAGATCACCAATCCGTATGCTTACCTTTCATCAACAAATGTGATTTATGTACTGGTAACCACTCCGCAGGGATGTACTGCAACAGCCAAAATCAACTTAAATCTTTATGCTGTAGTTGCCGTAAATGATACAAGTCTCAGATCCTGCTTTATAGAATCTAATCCCGCAACCGCTTCATTTAACCTTACCAATGCAACAGTAACTTCTGTACTCGGCGCTACAAAAAGATATTTCCCGTCATTTACTGATGCTGAAAATGCAACCAATGAAATTCTGAATCCACTTACATACATTGCTCCAAGCGGCGTAATATATATAAGAGTAACCGACACCCGAGGCTGTTATTCAATTGCTAAAGTGACGTTAACGGTTATTGCGCCAGTAAAGTCAAATATTCTGGAAGATAAAATTATCTGTATTGAAGATAAAACTACTCTGGATGCAGGACCTGGGTTTGCCAGTTATGAGTGGAGCACAGGAGCGACTACACAGTCCATCAGCAATGTGGGAGTAGGAACGTACTGGGTAAAACTGAATACAGGAGGATGTATTACCACACAGACTGCAAAAGTTTATGCTTCCGACCAGCCGGTAGTGTCTAATATTGATATCAGCAGCAATACCATCACAGTGAACGTGATCGGAGGAACTCCAGCCTACAAATATTCTATGGATAACATCAACTGGCAGGATTCCAATATATTTACCAACTTATCCAGAGGCGATCACAAAATCTATGTAAAAGATGCTTATGATTGCGATCCTGTTGAAATAGGCGTAGTAGTCCCCAACCTTGTGAATGTAATTACGCCAAACGGAGACGGCGTAAATGACGTGATCGATTATTCTGCCATGGCGGGTAAACAAAATCTCATATTCAGTATCTTTGACCGATATGGGACAAAAATTCATCAAGCTGATAAAAACAATGGCTATAAATGGGATGGAACCGTAACCGGCAAAAAAGTTCCTACAGGTACATACTGGTACTCCGTGACCTGGAATGAGAATGATAAAAAGAACACTTCGTTTAAATTCTCAGGATGGGTAATGGTGAAAAACAGAGAGTAA